From Daphnia pulicaria isolate SC F1-1A chromosome 4, SC_F0-13Bv2, whole genome shotgun sequence, one genomic window encodes:
- the LOC124336387 gene encoding calcium uniporter protein, mitochondrial-like isoform X1: protein MLLACFTSFLGSLASWITSVAVTHLQSLTTGLWLDGTRIAASNTIESLMEQDFDLVINDVSYRVTTRERVSREEMERLSDVQNLVMQLYEALHVGEHQLKKERHLMAQLEQLQSHLLPLEQKKNLVMAGAERRTTTFTWVGLALMGVQFGALARLTWWEYSWDIMEPITYFVTYGTSIACFAYYVLTKQEYILPEVRDREYLLQFHKRAKKVGMNVAEYNRLQESLAQVENDLKRLRDPLRVHHPPAGAKLFDPSAASLGSSSDLVSTSLWNRTQLRLQNLLRTSKQP from the exons ATGCTGCTAGCCTGCTTCACATCTTTTCTTGGTTCACTGGCGAGTTGGATCACTTCAGTTGCTGTGACACACCtacagtcactcaccacgggattatggctAG acgGAACGAGGATCGCTGCGTCCAACACGATTGAATCGCTGATGGAACAGGACTTTGATCTCGTCATCAACGACGTCTCCTATCGCGTAACGACTCGCGAACGCGTTTCCAGG GAAGAGATGGAACGACTTTCAGACGTGCAGAATTTAGTGATGCAATTGTACGAGGCCCTGCACGTCGGCGAACACCAACTGAAGAAGGAACGACATTTGATGGCCCAGCTGGAACAACTTCAATCGCACCTTCTTCCCTTGGAACAA aagaagaatttagTGATGGCCGGAGCCGAGCGGAGGACGACAACCTTCACTTGGGTCGGACTGGCTCTCATGGGCGTCCAATTCGGAGCTCTGGCCCGTCTCACATGGTGGGAATACAGCTGGGACATTATGGAGCCCATCACATACTTTGTCACCTACGGAACGTCCATAGCTTGCTTCGCCTATTACGTCCTCACTAAGCAG GAGTACATTCTGCCCGAAGTTCGTGACCGCGAGTATTTGCTGCAGTTCCATAAGAGAGCCAAGAAGGTGGGCATGAACGTGGCCGAGTACAATCGACTCCAGGAGAGCCTCGCCCAGGTTGAAAACGATTTGAAGCGTCTGCGGGATCCCCTGCGCGTTCACCATCCGCCGGCAGGCGCCAAACTCTTCGATCCATCGGCCGCCAGCCTGGGCTCCTCTTCCGACCTCGTGTCGACGAGCCTCTGGAATCGAACTCAACTCCGTCTACAAAATCTTCTACGGACTTCCAAACAACCTTAA
- the LOC124336387 gene encoding calcium uniporter protein, mitochondrial-like isoform X2: MEQDFDLVINDVSYRVTTRERVSREEMERLSDVQNLVMQLYEALHVGEHQLKKERHLMAQLEQLQSHLLPLEQKKNLVMAGAERRTTTFTWVGLALMGVQFGALARLTWWEYSWDIMEPITYFVTYGTSIACFAYYVLTKQEYILPEVRDREYLLQFHKRAKKVGMNVAEYNRLQESLAQVENDLKRLRDPLRVHHPPAGAKLFDPSAASLGSSSDLVSTSLWNRTQLRLQNLLRTSKQP, from the exons ATGGAACAGGACTTTGATCTCGTCATCAACGACGTCTCCTATCGCGTAACGACTCGCGAACGCGTTTCCAGG GAAGAGATGGAACGACTTTCAGACGTGCAGAATTTAGTGATGCAATTGTACGAGGCCCTGCACGTCGGCGAACACCAACTGAAGAAGGAACGACATTTGATGGCCCAGCTGGAACAACTTCAATCGCACCTTCTTCCCTTGGAACAA aagaagaatttagTGATGGCCGGAGCCGAGCGGAGGACGACAACCTTCACTTGGGTCGGACTGGCTCTCATGGGCGTCCAATTCGGAGCTCTGGCCCGTCTCACATGGTGGGAATACAGCTGGGACATTATGGAGCCCATCACATACTTTGTCACCTACGGAACGTCCATAGCTTGCTTCGCCTATTACGTCCTCACTAAGCAG GAGTACATTCTGCCCGAAGTTCGTGACCGCGAGTATTTGCTGCAGTTCCATAAGAGAGCCAAGAAGGTGGGCATGAACGTGGCCGAGTACAATCGACTCCAGGAGAGCCTCGCCCAGGTTGAAAACGATTTGAAGCGTCTGCGGGATCCCCTGCGCGTTCACCATCCGCCGGCAGGCGCCAAACTCTTCGATCCATCGGCCGCCAGCCTGGGCTCCTCTTCCGACCTCGTGTCGACGAGCCTCTGGAATCGAACTCAACTCCGTCTACAAAATCTTCTACGGACTTCCAAACAACCTTAA
- the LOC124336488 gene encoding protein BTG1-like: MHPDHVVIMRRATEVAANFLSNFILSRVEDEQKRRDFVVCLEQLLASRLEHHWYPEHPSRGQAYRCIRLNPSSGREALIETAVIVAGLTNADIQLPLELTVWIDPDSVAYRFGENDGSHCTLVSFEDQFEPLNNNTTTTTPQTPIKGDGRECRPCQIVFQLGCCAPCPALSHSTTYIEQYRCQG, translated from the coding sequence ATGCATCCGGATCACGTGGTAATTATGCGACGGGCGACCGAAGTGGCTGCCAATTTCTTATCCAACTTCATTTTGTCGCGAGTGGAAGATGAGCAGAAACGCCGGGATTTCGTCGTCTGCTTGGAGCAATTGCTGGCCAGTCGTTTGGAACATCATTGGTATCCGGAGCATCCGAGCCGAGGGCAAGCTTACCGCTGCATCCGACTCAATCCATCCAGCGGTCGAGAAGCTCTGATTGAGACGGCCGTCATCGTGGCCGGTCTGACTAACGCCGACATTCAACTGCCCTTGGAACTGACCGTCTGGATCGATCCCGACAGCGTGGCCTACCGATTTGGCGAGAATGACGGATCGCATTGTACTCTGGTATCCTTCGAGGATCAATTCGAGCCTTTGAATAAtaatacgacgacgacgactcctCAAACACCAATAAAAGGAGACGGACGAGAGTGCCGGCCATGTCAGATTGTTTTCCAGCTGGGTTGTTGTGCTCCATGTCCGGCATTGTCTCATAGTACAACTTATATCGAGCAATATAGATGCCAGGGCTGA